AAATTTACTCACCAAGGCATTAAATCTTTGCGCTGCTTCCAGAAACAGGAAATGGCTTCCTCCTTCCGCCACATCAAAGATCTCAAGCCTGGAACCCGCAACTTGCTGGTGAATCCACTGCTGGCACTCTATCGGGTGTGGACTGGCACGACCGAAAGCCACTAGCGTCGGCTTATCAATCCTGGGGATAAAATCCCGCCAGTCCTTTGTTATGTTATCCACAAAAAGCTTTGCAGCCCAGCGACGGGGACACTGCAGGTTAACCGCAACCAGCTCATCCCGTTGGGTTTTCCCCATTAAAGGCGTGACCATAGACATAAGAATTTGGCGGGTGGCCTCAGCACCTTTTTTTCCAACCAAGTTATCCACAAACTGGAAGAGGCTCTCCGGGGTCAGTATGCCTCCAGCGGCCAATCGCTCCGCTTCACTCCAGGCGGGATCTGCCAGTAGACAGGGGGGTTCATCAATTAGCACTAGTGCACTGACCCTATCCCCACCAAACATTTCCAGGTAGCTCCATATCACCGAGCAGCCGGCGGAGTGGCCGAGTAAATGAAGGGGTTCCTGTTGCAGACTTGAGATCAGCTCTTGCAAGTCCTTGGCGAGGCGGGAAATTCGATAGCCATGATTGGGCTTGTCAGACTGACCATGACCACGCATATCCAGCGCGATCACACGAAACTGATCGCTGAGCCCAGTGAGCTGATGTTTATACAACACCGCCCCCTGGGACCAGCCGTGTAGCATCAATAATATGGGGCCGCTGCCGGCCTCTAGATAGCGCAGGGTGACGCTATCAGAGGTAGTAAATTCACACAGCTTTACTCGCTTGTGCATAAACCTTTTGCGGCAGGTGAACAGTTATTCAACCGTGACTGATTTAGCCAGGTTTCTGGGTTGATCCACATCAGTACCTTTCAGCAACGCCACATGGTAACTCAATAGCTGCAGCGGCACGGTGTAGAGAATCGGCGCCAGACTCTCTGGGGAATCTGGAACTTCCACCACGGTAATACCTTCTTCACTGGTAAATCCGGCCTTGGGGCTGGCGAAAACAAACAGTTGCCCACCCCGTGCACGCACTTCCTGCAAATTGGATTTGAGTTTTTCCAGCAGCTCATCATTGGGGGCAACGACAACCACGGGCATATCGCCGTCCACCAGTGCCAGGGGGCCATGCTTCAATTCGCCGGCGGGATAGGCCTCCGCGTGGATATAGGAAATTTCCTTCAGCTTTAGAGCGCCCTCCAGAGCAATGGGGAATTCGACACCACGCCCCAAGAAAAGCGCGTGGTTCTTCTCTGCAAAGGCCTTGCTGGTGTTTTTAACCACCTTATCCAGACCGGTAAAACTCTCCATTAGCTCAGGTAACTGGTGCAAGGCGCTGACCAGCTCAGCTTCACGCTCCGCCGACAGGCCGTTGACCTTGGAGAGGGCGATACAGAACAGTTGTAATGCTACCAATTGGGTCGTAAAGGCCTTGGTCGAGGCCACACCAATCTCAGGGCCCGCCTCAGTCATTAGCGATAGCTCAGACTCTCGCACCAATGAGCTGTTGGGCACATTGCAGATGGTCATGGAGGCCAGGTAGCCCAGGTCCTTGCCCTGGCGCAGGGCGGCGAGGGTATCAGCCGTTTCCCCGGATTGGGAAATACTCACAAACAGGGTTCCCGGGCGCACCACTTTCTTGCGGTAGCGCAGTTCACTGGCCACTTCCACCGAGCAGGGAATACCGGCCCAGTCCTCCAGCCAATAGCGGGCTACCATTCCCGCATGGTAACTGGTGCCACAGGCTACTATCTGTACCTGCTGCACCTTGGGCAAAATCTCCTGGGCGCGGGCACCAAGGGCCTGGGCCAACACTGAGCGCTCACCGATACGGCCCGCCAGAGTGGCTGCGACCACCTGGGGCTGCTCGAAAATCTCTTTCTGCATAAAGTGGCGGTAGCGCCCTTTATCGGTAGCTTCATGACCGCCGGTCAACTTGTGCACCGGGCGACTGACTTCCTCTCCCAACTTGTCTCGAACTGCGATGCCACCGCGACGCACTTCCGCCACATCGCCCTCTTCGAGGAATATAAAGCGATCAGTCACCTGGCGCAGGGCCATAGGATCAGAGGCAATAAAGTTCTCTTCAATACCCACTCCAAGGACCAGCGGACTACCAGAGCGGGCACAGGCCAAAACTTCCGGCTCTTCATGACTAACCACCGCGAGGGCGTAGGCACCTTCCAGTATATGCGTGGCTTCAGTCACAGAGTCGACCAGGCTGCGGCCCTCAGAACTTAATGAGTGAATAAGGTGAACCACAACTTCAGTATCGGTTTCAGACTCAAACTCATAACCTTTTCCCTGAAGCTCTGAACGCAATTCCTGATGGTTTTCGATAATGCCGTTGTGAACCAGAGCGATATGGCCTGACAGATGGGGATGGGCATTTTCATCGGAGGGAACACCGTGAGTAGCCCAACGGGTATGGGCAATGCCAATATGGCCCTCGGCGCTTTCCTCACTTAATTTGGCTTCCAAATCTGCGACCTTGCCCAGGCTTTTGCGCAATTGCAGCTGGCCATCTCCACTGCTTAAGCAGACTCCGGCTGAGTCGTAACCGCGATACTCCAAACGGCGCAGCCCTTCCAGAAGAATCCCCGTCACATTGCGCTGTGCCAGCGCACCTACGATTCCGCACATAATTATTTCCTCATTAACCCGGGAGTCTCGCCGCCCATTAACATTTCAGGCTGAGCGCCTCTGCTCCTGTCTTCAGCGGCACAAATGAGCTGGATACCCAGCTGCTCCAGTTTTTGGCCCACGGCGTCCGCCAGGCCATCATCAGTTACCAAGATATCGACCTGCTCCCAGGACAATTCCAGATTGGGAATCCGCTTCCCCACTTTACTGGACTCCGCCAGTACAACCACTTCCCGCGCAACTTCCGCCATTACGCGGGAGAGGCCAATTTGTTCATTAAATGTACAGGTGCCGCGTTGCAAATCGATTCCATCGGCACCAATAAAAGCGCGATCGAAGTCGTATCCTCTCAGTACCTGTTCTGCAACCTGCCCCTGGAAGGCCTCAAAGTGTGGGTCCCAGGTGCCTCCGGTCATCAACAGCGTCGGTTCGTTTTCAAGTTCGCGCAGTGCATTGGCCACATGCAGCGAGTTAGTCATCACCACTAGGCCGCGCTTGCTTTCAAGCTCAGGAATCATTGCCGCCGTGGTGCGACCGTAATCGATCACAATTCGGTGGTGATCCGGTATCAGCTCAGCAGCGGCTCGACCAATGGCCCGCTTACTCCCAGAGGGCCCTTCTTCATTGACCAACTCCCTCGGCACCGGGATAGCACCACCGTGGCGGCGCAGCAACAAGCCGTGATTTTCCATTGCCGTCAGATCCTTTCGAATCGTAACTTCCGAAGTTCCGAACTGCCGCGCCAATTGCTCGACACTGGTCTCTCCTACTTCATTTAGCAAGTGGAGAATACCGTGGCGGCGCTGTTGGGTGTTGCGTTTGGACATAGGCAGATAAGTTTCATTTCGAAACTTAAAGATAGCAAAACGAAACTAAAGTTCCCACAACTTTTATCAATAACCATTACTCAACTGATTAAATACCGGTATAGGACTCACTCAGGCTGTTAGAGGGACAAAGTTTCCAACATTGTCTGAAGAAAGCGCGCCAACTCTCCACCGGTAACGGCCCGGTGATCGGCACTGATAGAGAGAGGGAGTAAGGGGCGAAGTGCCGGCCATCGATTGACCACCACAACTCCCTGGCACACCCTCCCGGCACCGACAATGGCAACAGTGGGCGGCATGACTACTGGGGTGGCATAGCGACCGGCTATGGAGCCGAAGTTGGAGAGAAGTATGC
This DNA window, taken from Microbulbifer sp. MKSA007, encodes the following:
- a CDS encoding alpha/beta hydrolase encodes the protein MHKRVKLCEFTTSDSVTLRYLEAGSGPILLMLHGWSQGAVLYKHQLTGLSDQFRVIALDMRGHGQSDKPNHGYRISRLAKDLQELISSLQQEPLHLLGHSAGCSVIWSYLEMFGGDRVSALVLIDEPPCLLADPAWSEAERLAAGGILTPESLFQFVDNLVGKKGAEATRQILMSMVTPLMGKTQRDELVAVNLQCPRRWAAKLFVDNITKDWRDFIPRIDKPTLVAFGRASPHPIECQQWIHQQVAGSRLEIFDVAEGGSHFLFLEAAQRFNALVSKFLLKFSTDSHFPVP
- the glmS gene encoding glutamine--fructose-6-phosphate transaminase (isomerizing), with translation MCGIVGALAQRNVTGILLEGLRRLEYRGYDSAGVCLSSGDGQLQLRKSLGKVADLEAKLSEESAEGHIGIAHTRWATHGVPSDENAHPHLSGHIALVHNGIIENHQELRSELQGKGYEFESETDTEVVVHLIHSLSSEGRSLVDSVTEATHILEGAYALAVVSHEEPEVLACARSGSPLVLGVGIEENFIASDPMALRQVTDRFIFLEEGDVAEVRRGGIAVRDKLGEEVSRPVHKLTGGHEATDKGRYRHFMQKEIFEQPQVVAATLAGRIGERSVLAQALGARAQEILPKVQQVQIVACGTSYHAGMVARYWLEDWAGIPCSVEVASELRYRKKVVRPGTLFVSISQSGETADTLAALRQGKDLGYLASMTICNVPNSSLVRESELSLMTEAGPEIGVASTKAFTTQLVALQLFCIALSKVNGLSAEREAELVSALHQLPELMESFTGLDKVVKNTSKAFAEKNHALFLGRGVEFPIALEGALKLKEISYIHAEAYPAGELKHGPLALVDGDMPVVVVAPNDELLEKLKSNLQEVRARGGQLFVFASPKAGFTSEEGITVVEVPDSPESLAPILYTVPLQLLSYHVALLKGTDVDQPRNLAKSVTVE
- a CDS encoding DeoR family transcriptional regulator, whose translation is MSKRNTQQRRHGILHLLNEVGETSVEQLARQFGTSEVTIRKDLTAMENHGLLLRRHGGAIPVPRELVNEEGPSGSKRAIGRAAAELIPDHHRIVIDYGRTTAAMIPELESKRGLVVMTNSLHVANALRELENEPTLLMTGGTWDPHFEAFQGQVAEQVLRGYDFDRAFIGADGIDLQRGTCTFNEQIGLSRVMAEVAREVVVLAESSKVGKRIPNLELSWEQVDILVTDDGLADAVGQKLEQLGIQLICAAEDRSRGAQPEMLMGGETPGLMRK